AACTAAAAAAACGAACGTATCGTTGAGTAGCGATACGTTCGTTTTTTTAATTTGTTTCATTTTTTTCTTTTTCATAGGCAATCACAATCACATCTTTATTAACCTGCTTACCGAGCTTATCCTCAAAACTCTTTACTTCATTAACTAAATCCTCAGAAAGACTGGCGGCTGTATAATCGTTTTCCTCTTGCAAGTAGTAATCCTCCTTCACATTTATCTGTAGAGGGAATTAGTATGTGCAATGGTTCCTTTGATTATACGGTTAGGAATTACTGGCTTTAGGCAGCTCTTTATTAAAAATAGCGAGGCGTTCAATTAAGTCACTGCTTGCCCTGTCAAGGCCGATGATGTGAACGGTTTTCCCTTGCTCTCGGTATTTTAAAACGACTTTATCTACAGCACCGACCGCTGAATCATCCCACAAGCGGGAATGAGAGAAATCAATGATAATGGTCTTCACCGACTCTTGGGCTGTCAATTTATTAACGAAGTCACTTACAGATGCAAAGAAAAGCTGCCCCGTCACTTGATAGGTGACATCTGTTGAAGTTTGAATCTTTTCGATATGAACCCGAGATAGTTTTGCTGAGAAAAAGATCATGCTTAAAATGACACCGGTGAAAACACCCTTGGAAAGATCATGTGTATAGACAACAGTAAATACAGTGACTAGCATAATAAAGGTATCACTCTTAGGTGTTAAATGAAGTCTTTTTAATGATGACCAGTCAAAGGTTCCGATTGAAACCATAATCATAACGGCCACAAGTGCTGCCATAGGAATTTTAATGAGGACGTCATTTAAAAGGACAATTAATATCAGTAAAAAGACACCTGCTACAAAAGTCGATAATCTTCCGCGGCCTCCGGATTTAATATTGATTCCTGATTGTCCAATCATGGCGCAGCCAGCCATACCGCCAAAGCAGCCCGCAATAATATTAGCTATTCCCTGTCCGCGTGCTTCTTTATTTTTATTGCTTTTAGTATCTGTCAAGTCGTCCACGATTTGAGCAGTTAAAAGGGATTCAAGCAAACCTACAAAGGATAAGGCAAGAGAATATGGAAAGATAATGGATAGTGTTTCAAACGTTAATGGAATGTCTGGAAGCATAAATAAAGGCAATGCCTGTGTCAGTTCTCCCATATCACCGACTGTCCGAACTCCTGCACCTGTCGCTATAGTAATAATGGTAATAACGATTATTGCTACGAGTGCAGAGGGAATGACTTTTGTGAATCGTGGAAACAAGTAAATGATGGCAAGAGCCCCAGCTGTCATTACGTACATAATCCAAGTTTCCCCGACAAAATGAGTTAATTGAGCACTGAAAATTAAAATGGCTAATGAATTTACGAATCCAGTCATCACGGGACGTGGGATAAATTTCATTAATTTACCGATCTTACAGACACCGAATATAATTTGCAGAACGCCTGTTAGAATAGTTGCTGCAAGTAAATACTGCAGACCATAATCTTTTACGAGGTCCACCATAACAAGCGCCATTGCAGCTGTAGCAGCAGAAATCATTCCTGGTCTTCCGCCTACAAACGATATGACCACTGCAATACAAAAGGATGCATAAAGGCCGACCATTGGGTCAACCCCGGCAATAATTGAAAAAGCAATCGCTTCTGGAATGAGTGCGAGTGCCACGACAATTCCTGATAATATATCACCACGGATATTGCCAAACCATTCTTGTTTAATTGATTGGATAGTCAAAATAGTTCTCCCTTTTCTATAAAAAGTACCGAGACTTTATTAATATTGGTGTTGATTAACGAAGTAGATTATACCATGGTTCAGAAATACGTGCGGCTTAATTTACACAAATGGTTAGATGATAAAGCAGTAAATATATTAAAAAAAAGCCTGAAGGAGCAGCCTTCAGGCTTTTAAATACATATGGTTAGATTCGTTCGCTTGAAGAATCATCTTTTGTTTCATGTTTATCTCGTTCTTCTTTTTTTTCCATTTCGATATCTTCTAGTGGGAGATCGTCGATGGGCATTACCACCTGATCACGTATTTTCTGATCTTCCCAATTCTTTTGAAAGGCTTTAGATTTGTCGTTCCGCTCCTCCAAAATTTTGTCTTTATCAAGACCCGATTTATTATGATCACGAACTTCATCCATAAAGAAACCCTCCTCTAATATAGTACCTACTAATTATATTCCCATTTTAATTACTAGAGAAACATTTTAAAAAACAAATTTTGGGTGATTTCTTCATAAAATGGTAACGCTTACCGATAGTAAGGAGTAAAGGTATTTCAGTGTGTGAGGTATAAAAACCGCATAAGAATAGAGAGGGAAACTTATGAAACTTTCAATCAGACAAAAATTGGCCGGAGCATTTACGATTGTTCTTATTATTTTAGGCGTCACTACATTGGTTACTAACTGGGAAATTGGCCGGGTTAATGACGCGTATCAGGAGATTCTAGAAAATGACGTTCAAAAATTAATTGAGATAAATAATATGAAAGCGCTTATGCAGGATGAAACGAATCATGTTCGTGGATATTTGCTGACGGGCGATGAAAAATATTTAGAAAACTATAAACAAAGTACCATAGAAATGAAGGCGTTAGTTAAGGATGTACTTAGTAGAGAAAAAACAGCAGCTGGTAAGAAGCTGTTGAATGATATAAGTGATGCAGAGAAGGCCTATCAGCAAGCAGCAGACAGACAGCTGCATTATAAACAATCGGGCAGTGAAGAAGAGTATATGACGATCTTGAAAGCAACGGAGGCTGGGATTGGAAGAACATTCACAGAAAAAATGGTCATGTATAAAGATTACCAAGAAAAGCAAATGATTGAAATTAAGAAAGTGGAAAATCATAAGACAAATAGAATTCAGCTTATTGTTCTGATTGTTGATCTGGCAGGCGTGTTTATTGGAATAGGTTTTTCGATAACATTGGGCAGGCACATTTCGCTGCCCATCCGAAAAACCTCCGCAGCAATAGAGGAAGTGGCTAATGGAGATTTAACGATTCAAACAATTAAAGTGAAAAATCGTGATGAAATTGGGACACTGGCATCTTCAATGAATAAAATGGTACATGATTTACGCAGCGTAGTTAAATTAGTTCATGAATCCTCTGAACAGGTTGCATCGAGTAGTGAAGAGCTCTCAGCCAGCGCAGAGCAAAGCAATCTGGCTGCCAAACAGGTAGCGAGATTGACTGAAGGCAATGCGGTTTTAATTGATAAACAAGCCTTTGAACTGGATCATATTTCCGAGTCTATTGAAGAAATGACGGCGGGTATTCATGCGATCTCTTCAAGCGGTGACAAAATGGAAAAAGCAGCAGATACAGCAAGCCTTGTAAGTAAGGCAGGGATGGAAAAAGTGGAAAATGTTGTTCAGCAAATGGAGGCGATACATGAGTCTGTCAAGGATGCCTCCTATATGATTGAATCGCTTGGACATCGATCTGATGAAATTAGTAAGATAGTTGGAATGATTACGAGTATTGCTGATCAAACCAATTTACTCGCTTTAAATGCGGCTATAGAAGCGGCAAGAGCAGGAGAACATGGTAAAGGTTTTGCCGTAGTAGCTGATGAAGTACGAAAACTCGCCGAGGAATCAAAAAAATCGGCTGAACAGATTTCGTCCATGATTAGTGTGATTCAAGATGAAACGAGTAAAGCTGTGGAGTTAATGGCTGCTGGGAATAAAAAGACAGCAGCGGGTATGCGTCAAACACAAGAAGTGAATGATGCATTTATCCAAATTACGGGATCGGTTGGAAATGTATCAGAAAAAGTCCAAGATGTGTCTACAGCAGTTGAACAATTATCTGTCAGCAGTGCGCATATTGTACAAGCTGTCCTTCAAGTTAAACATTTTTCAATAGAAAGTATGGCAGCCAGCCAAGAAAGTTCAGCAGCAACGGAACAACAGCTTGCAGCGATGGAAGAAATCGCGTCATCATCAGAATCACTTTCACATCTTTCTGAAGAACTTCAGGCATTAGTCAGGAAGTTCACTGTATGATAAGCCCTTTGCATCGATTTACTGATGCAGGGTTTTTTTTTGAGAAGAAGTGTTGATTGTTTTTAACTGCAGCTTGCTGGAGGGAGAGAATAAAAGTATGATAGATATGAAATTTTTTACTTTGGGATGGGGTATATGGGCAATCAATTAAGGAAGATAGGACCAGGGTTATTGGTTTGCATGATAATTGGAACAGGATCTTTATTTGCGGGAAAGTGGTTTCCTAACCTCGGTGCTGGGACCATTGCGATCTTATCTGGGATCATTCTTGGAAATTTAGGAGTAAGCAGACATTCCCGGCTAGACGCAGGAACCAAATTTTCTGAATCCACGTTATTATATACAGCGATTATTCTACTAGGTGCTACAGTCAGCTTCCAGGCAATTGCTGCAATTGGATGGAACGGAGCCTTGTTTATCCTGTTAATCATGATGAGTACAGTAACGGCTGCTCTATGGATGGGGAAAAGGATGGGGTTACCAGAAGATTTTCGGATGTTAATGGCTGGTGGAAATGCAGTATGTGGTTCTTCAGCCATTGCGGCGGTCGCACCGGCTATAGGCGCAGATGATAAACAAAAAGGGTTAGCCATAACGATGGTGAACCTCACTGGAACCATTTTAATGTTAGTCCTTCCATGGCTTGTAGGACTTCTTTATAGCGATAGGATAATACCTTCATCAGCCTTAATTGGAGGCGTACTCCAATCCGTTGGTCAAGTGGTCGCCAGTGGAAGTATGGTAAGTGAGGAGGTAAAGGATCAGGCGGCTATATTTAAGATCGTTCGAATCCTGCTCTTAGCAGGCGTTATTTCCTTATTAGTCTCTTTACGCGGGAAGAAACAACCCTCAGCGCAGAAAACTAAATGGTACACTATTCCTTGGTATATTAAAGGTTTTTTTATTCTATGTACGATAAATACATGTTTAGCCTTGCCGGAGTTGCTAGAAGTGAGTATGAAGAAAACAGGGAACTTCTTAGAAATTACCGCCCTAGCAGGAATTGGACTGAGAGTGAAATTTGCTGATTTAATTGCGCAGGGAGCAAAAGCGGGTTTATATACGGTGCTGCTAGCCAGCTGTCAATTGGCTGCGGCAGTTATTCTTATCCTGCTGCTGTTTTAATGTTTAGCAGTTTCATAACCAAACACCCCTGCTCGATGTGAGCAGGGGTGTTTGGTTATGAAACAATTTCCGTTTGTTGAATGGGGAATTGTTTGATTTCTGAAACTGGCTGAACATGCTTGTATATCTCAATGTAACGGATATGATGTTCTTCCATGTCTTTAATTTTAAAACTAAAAGGTCCTTGTGTTAAGATATCCCCTTGTTTAGCCTCGTAATTTGCAGTCAGCATCCAACCGCCAATGGTATCAATATCTTCAGACATAATCTCAAGTCCCAATAAATCATTTACTTCGGTGATTAGTAGTTTCGCATCAACGATATAATGGTCATCCTTAAGTTTTCGCACTTCTGGTATCTCATCCAAGTCGAATTCGTCACGTATGTCTCCAACAATCTCTTCTAAGATATCTTCAACTGTAACCATGCCAGAGGTTCCACCGTATTCATCCATCAAGATGGCGATATGAATACGTTCTTTTTGCATTTTTAAAAGCAAGTTATGAATAGGGATACTATCAATAACACGAATAATTGGTCTGATGTATGGTTCGATGGTTTTTGTTGACTGACTATTATTTGTAATCATTTCTGTGAAAAATTCTTTCACATTAACCATTCCAATCACATGATCCTTGTCGCCGTCAATAACAGGATATCTAGTGAATTTTTCCTCAGTCATAATGGTAAAGAAATCTTCAATTGTATCATCTTTGGAAAAAGTGACAATCTCAGTCCTAGGAACCATAATTTCTTTAGCAATTCGGTCATCAAATTCAAAAATCTTATTTACATATTTAAACTCAGATTGGTTGATTTCACCACTTTTATAGCTGTCAGATAGAATAATTCGCAGCTCTTCTTCACTGTGGGCAATTTCATTTTCTGAAACAGGCTGTAAACCAAAAGTACGAATAAGAAGCCTTGCTGAGCCATTTAATACCCAAGTAAAGGGATACATAATCTTATTAAAAAAGATCAGCGGTCTGGATACAAGCAGCGTGATTTCTTCAGCTTTTTGGATGGCCAGCGTTTTTGGTGCCAATTCTCCCACAACAACATGAAGAAAGGTGATAAAGATAAAGGCGACTGCAAAAGAAAGAATATGGGAAACATTATCGGGAATATTTATACCGGTTAGAAGAGGTCCAATGATTTTTTCCACTGTAGACTCGCCAATCCAACCAAGAGCTAGTGCAGTAATGGTAATGCCTAGCTGACATGCTGATAAATATTCATCCAAATTGGAGACAATTCGCTTTGCTTTAAGAGAATTCCGTTTCCCTTCTTCAATTAACTGGTCAATTCTTGAACTTCTCACCTTAACGATTGCAAACTCTGATGCTACAAAAAATGCCGTCAAAGCAATTAAAATGGCTACAAAAACCAAGTTTATTATGTCCAAATAGTCTTCCTTAATTCGCCATTAAAGGCAAATAAGGAGCCCACCTCCTAAGATATTAAAAAATAGTAAAAGTGTATCAGGGTAAGTCCGACGGGAAATTGCAAAACTAGTTTGCCTATACACAGTGCAAGCTTGTTCTAACAATTATTCGTTAGCATCATCCCATCAATCACCTCTGCTTCTATTTAAATAACTTAATTATAGAAAAACTTATTAAAACCGTCAAATGACTTAAAGCACCGTAAAGAGGTAGTATTTCATCTATATGGTGGTTACGCCTTCAATATTAACGGTTTTTAGTGGTTTTTACCATTAATACGTCTTATTAAATAGAATATTCAGAATATATTTATTTGCTAATCATGTACGACTAAAATAGGACAACCATCATATATTTAAAATGATAAGAGGGGAAGGTGGATAGGCAATGCATCTATTAGAAAAGGCCGGGGCGATTCTGGTAGGAAGTTTACTCCTTGGAATTGGCGTTAATTTCTTTCTTAGTCCTTACCATTTACTCGACGGCGGTATGATTGGTATCGGCCTATTGATCCATTACTATTTTGACTTCCCAACTGGACTGAGTATGATACTAATGAGTATTCCTCTATATATATATGCGTGGTATTATCAGAGGAAATTATTCATTCAGAGTCTTCATGGGTTATTGATCTCTTCCTTGTGTGTCGATTGGCTTTCGGGTTTTCCATTCAGTTGGGACATACCTGTTTACATGAACGCCATTTTAGGCGGAACGTTTATCGGCTTGGGTATTGGATTAATGCTCCGGTATGAGACAACTACAGGAGGGACGGACTTACTAGCAAAGATCATTTCAAATAAACTATCGATAAATCCTGGTCTGATTATCTTTGGCATAGATGTATGCATCATATTATCTGGAATTGGTATTGTAGGTATGACTACATTTTTGTATTCTGGTTTGACCATTCTGTTTGTTGCCATACTAACATCTATAACGGTTAAGAAGACAGTTTAGTTGATTATGTTTTAGGAAAAGGTGACTAGTGCAGAAAAAGGAAGGAGAAGGGATTCTATTTCTATTTGTACAGTCATCTTTTTGATGGTTACACAGGCAATCTATTACGAAGGTTGGATCTTAGTGAAGACTTAATGAGTTTTACAGGCTTTTTCACGATTCTAAATGATAAATTAGTGGTTCTTCATAATCAAATGACTAGTTGATGAGAATTTCATATCTAATAAAATGTCAAGTAATAGGCTGTGAAATGAGAAAAAGAGGTTTTACTTGACTTTATTAAGGGAAAGTAAAAAACAACAAGTAATCCGAAGGGGTGACGAAGTTGGGTAATGAAATAATTAATAAATTTAAGAACATGGGAATACAAGTTGAAAAGACAAAATCACGCCATGAAATATTCTCTACTGTTTTTCGTGATGATCCGGAAGTCCTGCTGTCTCAAACTTCATTCTTTTCCCAACAATTAGCCTGTATAAAACCAGATAAACGAAAAATCAGCGAATTATAAGTCATGAGCGTGCGCTAATCAGGGTATGCTTTTTTTATTTGTTTAAACTAGTTAAAGCCTGTACTAGAATGCCAATTATCCTCATAGAATAAAATAAATAACCAGGTAAGGGGACATATATGTCAGACATCATAATGAAATGCTTGGCTTTTTTTTCTGATATGGGGTATTTCGGAATTATGTTCGGATTAATGATTGAAATTATTCCTAGTGAACTGGTTTTAGGATATGGCGGCTATTTAATCAGTCAAGGGAAAATGGGGTTTGGAGGGGCCGTTTTAGCGGGAACGATTGGAGGGACCCTGGCACAACTATTTCTATATTGGGCTGGTTTTTATGGAGGACGTCCATTTTTGCTGAAGTATGGAAAATATATCTTAATCAATGAACATCAAATGGACGCAGCAGAGCGTTGGTTCAAAAAGTACGGAGCAGGGGTAGTGTTTATTGCGAGATTCATTCCCATTGTGAGGCATGCTATCTCTATACCAGCTGGGATTGCAAAGATGTCGCTAATACGGTTCAGTGTTTATACGGTATTAGCCATCGTTCCGTGGACGGTTCTTTTTTTATGGCTCGGTAAAACACTAGGAGATCAGTGGCATTTAGTAAAAGAAGCATCAGCACCCTATATAGGCGGACTCTCTATATTAATCATATTAGCGGCAGTGTATTTTTGGTGGAACCGAACTACTCATGAGCCAATCGTCGTTGTCACAAGAAAAGAATTTTTTAGAAACAAACAGAATAAATGATAAAAAAAGCTTGCAGGTTCTCTGCAAGCTTTTTTTCAATTCTCTAAGTTAAGTTCATTCTCTAATTGAAGCCGTTCAAGATTTTTTGTTACTTCAATGCACTTTATTGAGTGATCTTCCATTTCTAAGACCTTGAAACAGAAGCCGTCCTTTTCAATAATATCATTCTCATGTACATCATAGTTTTCTGTTAGAATCCATCCGCCGATTGTATCAACGTCTTCTTCGTTAAGATGAATACCAAGAAGATCATTAACCTCTTTTACGAGAACCTTGGCATCAAACATATAATGTCCGTCTTTAATCTTCCTAATAGAAGCTACTTCGTCTATATCAAATTCATCGCGAATTTCACCAACGATTTCTTCAAGGATATCATCAACCGTTACTAATCCTGAAGTGCCGCCGTATTCGTCCATTAATACGGCCATATGAATACGTTCTTTTTGCATTTTTACAAGTAAATCATGAATAGGGATATTCTCCATTACACGAATAACAGGGCGAGTGTAGGCTTTTAAACTCGTTGAAGGGCTTTTTCTTTTCTTAACAAAATCAGAAAAAACTTCCTTAATGTTAATCATCCCAATAATATGGTCTTTGTCTCCATCTACAATCGGATATCGAGTGAATTTTTCTTCCTTCACAATGTCAATAAACTCTTGGATGGTACCATCATTATAAAGTGTAATGATTTCAGTACGCGGAACCATAATTTCTTTGGCAATTCGGTCATCAAATTCAAAAATATTATTCACATATTTGTATTCAGCTTGATTAATTTCCCCGCTCTTATAGCTTTCAGAGAGTATCATTCTAAGCTCCTCTTCGGAATGTGCAATCTCTCCTTCCGAAGCAGGTTTTAATCCAAATAACCCTGTGACAAAGCGTGCTGAGTGATTTAGTAACCAAATAAATGGAAATGCAATCTTATGAAACATAATTAATGGCTTAGATATTAGCAAACTGACTTGCTCTGCTCTTTGGATCGCGATTGTTTTCGGAGCTAGCTCACCCACAACTACATTTAAAAAAGTAATAACAGAAAAGGCAATTAAAAATGTTATGATTCCTGAGATATCTGCTGAAATATGAAGTTTCTCAAAGACTGGTGCCAAAATACTGTTCATTGTGGGTTCACCAATCCACCCAAGACCTAGTGCAGTAATTGTAATTCCTAGCTGGGTAGCAGATAAGTATTCGTCAAGATTCCCTGTTACTTTGCGGGCAGCTTCTGCTTTTGGATGTCCTTCTTCAATAAGCTGATCAATCTTTGAACCACGCACTCGAATTATTGAAAATTCGGATGCTACAAAAAAAGCAGTTAAAGCAATTAAAATGAAAACTAAGATTAAATTAAATATGTCCAACCATGTTGGGGCGGATTCAACAGTATACAGAACTTGAATCGTTTGAATGGTATGTTCAAGTTCTATAAATGCAAACTGAAGGAATCGTCCCGGTCACCTCCTAATACTGATTATTAGCTGTAGCTTTTGATTAAATTTTCTTGATTAGTATATACATAAATAATGGTAGACATGTTAGTACAGAGTTTACCTATCTAATTAATCTGTCCATGCCCATACGCTCAATGAATCACCCTCTATCCTTTAAGTATAAAGAACAATAGGTCATTCAGTCAAAATTTTCGAGCAGGCTTAGTCTCCCCATATTCTTAAAGATGATTAGAAATATATAAATACCCATTTAGATCTATTATGTAAACTCTGAAATTAAAAAATTGTCCTCTATACCGGATTCGATACGTAAGGTACCTCAATAATAAATGTGGTGAGTTGGTCGGAAGAATCACAGGTTAGCGTACCCCCATGTTTTTCGATGATTTCCTTACAGACAAATAAACCTAGTCCAGTGCCCCTTTTTTTCGTTGTAAAGAAGGGCTCAAATAGGTGAGGAAAGATACTGTCGTCAATTTTCGGACCATTATTTGAAATAGTTAGTTTAAGCATATTTGATTTACTTTTCTCGGTATTGATCGTAATGGTTGGATTGGAAACAGATGACAAGATATCTAAAGCATTTAAAATAATATTTAACAATACTTGACGAAACTCTTCCCTCGAACCTTTTAGGAAAAAGTTAGCTGTAAATGAGGAGGTAATGGATGTATTTGCTCCTAGAATACTCGGATACAAGAATTCAATAACCTCCTTGGTTAATTGCTCAATGGAGAATAATTCAATTGTTAAATCGTATGTATCCCTCTTAGAAATATTGAGAAACTGAGTTATTCGTAAATTCAGCTGAGTTAACTCCTTGGCGATTATATCTAAATATTTTATTTTTGGCTTTTCATCTTGTAATAGCTGAATAAACCCCATTATAGATGTAAGCGGATTTCGAAATTCATGGACAAAAGATGATGTCATCTGCCCAAGCAGGGTTAATCTATCTTTATGGGTAGAACTAATAAAGTAATAGTGGTTTTCATTCATTTTTGATTTGAGTTCTGAGTAATGCTCAACAGTATGGTAAATGAATTGGTCAAAACAATCATTAATGATCAACAGGAATTCATGACTTTCAGCAGCTGTTGGATTTAATGGCAGTAATCGATTAAATAGAATAGTTCTTCCTAATGAAACACTTTTTATAAATTCTGCAATATTGACTTCTGCCTGCAGTCTATCAGAAGCTACAATGTGTGCGTAATTTTTAATTTTGGAATCGATTATTTCTGGTTTTTTTTCAGTTAAAGCTTGGATTATTAGGTCGAAAAGCTGCATTCCATTTGTGTGATTACCATCTTTAAATGGGTCCTTTACTTTATAAGTAATGGTTTTAGACCATTCAGCTGCGATGGAGGACTTTTCGGAAATAAGGACTTCAATAGCGTCTTCAAAGTAATTCATCATACCCTCCATAACTTTAAAAATGATTCGTTTAATTAAATTCGATAAATGGAGATAAAAGTCCTTTTTTAGATATTTCTTACTAATGATTTTCCAATTCTGATAGGTTTCAAAGCAAGCCAGCTAGTTACTTAGTAAATGGTTCGACGTGAATAATTGCTTGCTTAATATTATGCTGTTTGCTCAAATTTTCTTCAACTTTCTCGGTGATGTGATGACCTTCGAGGATACTTAAGGTTGAATCAACATGAATCGTAGATTCGACGAGAATTTGATTTCCGTGCATGCGTGCTTTAATTTCGCTCATTTCTTTTACCCCAGGTGTTTTACTAATGGTTTCTCCGATTGTTTGAAGAAGTTGTTCATCAAACCCATCAGTCAGCGAATAGGATGAATCCCGAAAAATACTCCAGGCGGTTTTACAAATAATGATTCCAACGAGTAAGGCAGCGACGGAATCAAGCCAGTTAATTCCAATTTGTGTGCCGAGGATTCCAACCAATGCACCTAGACTTACTAATGCATCAGATTTATTATCCTGAGCAACAGCGTTAATAGAAGCACTGTTAATCTTCTTACTTATATTTAAATTATAACGGTATATTCCGTACATGAAAATGGCCGAAAACAAAGCAGTATATGAAGTCAATATACTGGGTGTTTCATGGTGACCTGAAAAAAAGGTTTGTATACCGGTAACGATTACTTGAACCCCGACGGAAGCCATTATAAATGCTGATACTAAAGATGCGATGGTTTCTGCACGCCTATGTCCATAAGCGTGGTCCTCGTCAGGCGGGCGTTTTGAAATCTTTAACCCGATTAGGACAGCTAATGAGGCAAGTATATCAGTTGTATTATTCAAGCCATCTGCCCATAAACCCTGAGAATGACCGAAATAGCCGATGCTCAGCTTTAATACAGAAAGGAACAAATAGGCAGCTATACTTACATATGCTCCTTTTTCAGCGGTAATAGAGTATTTATCTTGGTACATATATTTTACCTCCCGCAATTGCCTGTTAAAGATACCAAAGTAAATGTATGTGTGTCTATAGAAAAAGAGTCGTCTAAAGTCATTTAAATTGGTGGTTTTCAGCTGTATTTCCTTGGTATAAATTTGTTGCCATAAGGAAATCTGTCGAAAAGTCTAGAATTTAATAACTTGTATGTAATTGAAATT
The Peribacillus sp. FSL H8-0477 genome window above contains:
- a CDS encoding cation diffusion facilitator family transporter, whose translation is MYQDKYSITAEKGAYVSIAAYLFLSVLKLSIGYFGHSQGLWADGLNNTTDILASLAVLIGLKISKRPPDEDHAYGHRRAETIASLVSAFIMASVGVQVIVTGIQTFFSGHHETPSILTSYTALFSAIFMYGIYRYNLNISKKINSASINAVAQDNKSDALVSLGALVGILGTQIGINWLDSVAALLVGIIICKTAWSIFRDSSYSLTDGFDEQLLQTIGETISKTPGVKEMSEIKARMHGNQILVESTIHVDSTLSILEGHHITEKVEENLSKQHNIKQAIIHVEPFTK
- a CDS encoding histidine kinase N-terminal domain-containing protein → MNYFEDAIEVLISEKSSIAAEWSKTITYKVKDPFKDGNHTNGMQLFDLIIQALTEKKPEIIDSKIKNYAHIVASDRLQAEVNIAEFIKSVSLGRTILFNRLLPLNPTAAESHEFLLIINDCFDQFIYHTVEHYSELKSKMNENHYYFISSTHKDRLTLLGQMTSSFVHEFRNPLTSIMGFIQLLQDEKPKIKYLDIIAKELTQLNLRITQFLNISKRDTYDLTIELFSIEQLTKEVIEFLYPSILGANTSITSSFTANFFLKGSREEFRQVLLNIILNALDILSSVSNPTITINTEKSKSNMLKLTISNNGPKIDDSIFPHLFEPFFTTKKRGTGLGLFVCKEIIEKHGGTLTCDSSDQLTTFIIEVPYVSNPV